The genomic window ATTGGTTTTGAGCAGGTTTCGTTGCCATGGTAACTTAGGCTACACGGCTAACCTGCTGCGAagcaggttttattctgggttagGGATCGCAAATcaaaactggaccaatcagctCTGAGAAAAGTGATGGAGCCACTCCCCATGTATCTCTCGctccaaatttaaaaaaaagtttaaagtgaTAAGATGTTAGAGGGAAAATATTTTGCTGTGgagtgtttatttgtgttgtatatttacctttattgattataattcaaaacacataaaagtattatatgatttgataattaatattaaacatagaatttaaattaatataactatattcatataaaaccaaactttaatatataaagcatttcaAGTAATGAAGTATACATATTATCTTTTGATcttattgtaaatataaatcatttaaattcagttgattctgCATTGATATAGTCAGTATCTGCCTTCTCAAACTTTCACTGCAGCAGTGTTTATTCCTGCCTTGTAAATGTGTCtcaattcatgacattttttcataatgatctCGTCATCTTCAACAGAAAAGTGAATTGCGCTGATACTCGTGAGAagtcaatcaaactgatgatgctttccatgttccgtgtgattggctgtttgccgcatgtgtcacactttcaggtaaagatttaaaaaacttttttctgtgtgttttctgacaggattgaataaaaaagaagagAATGAGACCTGTGAACAATTAAACAAGCCGTCCTCCAACATCAACGGTAGACACTCAAAACAGTATATGATGAAGTGTTGACTTCAAACATCATCTGTTGAGCTGTGAAACAAGTGTTGACACTGTTCATTGCTTTGGCTTAAAAAGTCAAACATGCTATTATTTTTAATGTGGTATAATCGTTTGCTTTTTGCACTATATGTAGCAGGGCTTCAATGATAGACAAAATTCATGTTTTGAAtaccaaaaaaatgtgtttaaatttaAGTGCCTTTTCAATTCTCTCATTTTGAGTCAACAGGTTTTCATTTGTTATTTCATACATTCTGCATCAGTTTGTTGAACATGcttaaatgtatgtatatttattaacattttacacCTTATGCTTTACTACTGAAAGACCAAGGGCAAAAACAACAATTGCAAATATAACTTAACGTTATTTTCTGTATGTTAAATATGAAATGAGGTCAGTGACCCACTCTTGTTCTGTAAATATGAGGATATATTGATGTTCTGCTGTAAGTATGTATGATGATGATGGTATTCTGTATGATCTTACTGTTAAACTGAAAATTTACTGCTCTCCACAAACACTGACATGAAAAGCATGAACATTTAAAAGGTCAAATAAAGTCAATTTAAGCTAAAATACAtatgatatttaaaatatattgattGTCATGAGCATCATTTATGTGACATTAACTGCATATGTAAAATCTTAAACAGTTTTATCCTGtactaataatattatttaatcattttaatatttcacacCAGTAAGTGTGttgattttaattataaaacggtcagttctggtccttgattctgattggctgagtggagttctaagccgtcataaaataccccaatatataacggctgaccgcacacataacctaaatatcattttatttactttattttatgaaacctagctaagcatatggaataaccgttttataaaagcaataagccccacgaagcagtgggttacagtgcattttataacagctgaggGGATTATAATGACTCCGCTTCACGTCGTGCCACAATGCctttagctgttataaaatgcaatgtaacccactgcttcttggggcttattgctttaatattagcataaatatgattataaatgtgatcatgTAATTTACAGTGCATAAGTCTCATGTCTTTTATCAGATATTTGTTCTCTGAGATTGAACCCATGGCCTTTGTGATagcacaatgctctaccaattgagctacaggaacttcaattaacaaaacaataataaagtaaaacaatttcttAACACAATTTTGATCATTTATGTGAAACAATAATCCCATAACATTATGCATAACCGCATGAATACCCCCTGTTTAAACCGTCTGTGTACATCTAAAtgccatttttataaaatacctAGAAAGTTTTAATGTCCAGAGGTCTCATCTGAAGTCCGGTGTCTTTATCATCTGTCATGGCAGAGTGCTGTGTGAGCGCCCCCGGCTGTTCACATTAAATCAAtacagaaaaacataaaatataatttgaaaAAGATATTGGCCCGGACAAGGGTGAAGTCTAGTCTCAgataaaaatgcatgtttgagCTGTTTTAACTAAAACATGCACGGACATATTTTACAGTAGGCTATATCAGTGTCATTCACAGTAAAATCTTTCTTATAGATGCATTTATAAAAGTTGGAAATGTCCTAAGCCTTTCCAGAAAACTGGGCCAGAGTGTCTTTGGCAATCTGTTGGCAGGTGTACTAGCATGACTTGTTTTCTTAAGTGATCAACCCtgtcttttaaaacaacaacacttgTGGCTACTGAACTTACATTTTTCTTCTGtgttaacttttattttgtaggctGCATTAATAgcttacatttttacaatttaacgTTTACAATGAATGCAGTCATGCATGGGTTTGAGAGGTCTGCCTTTCTTGAAAATATGTTGTTGGTTTACAAAGACATATTTGATAAATAAGACATGATCAGCCTGAACAGGGTTAAAAAGGGTACAATTTTGTAGAGTTTAGAAGTTTCTGGTTTTtatctcatttatttattttaacagtgaAGTAGAGTGATGACTTTATGTAGCGCAATTGGacacattttacttttaaaatcattACATTAGTGACATCTTGTGGCTCTTTTTGGTTTCGGGTTCATGTAAGGACTTTCAAACAGTGTGACGCAGCGCAGCATCCTTTGCAGAGATCACGTGACGCAGTCAGACTGGTCCAGTGCATCAGTATCACTGATCTCAGACAGTCTGAGAAACATCAACATGAAGAATCTCTTAATACTCTTCTGTTCTTTGATCCTGAGCGGTGagtgacatttattttattgctttcgTAAATTGATTGATTTAAGAAATGCGCATTTCtcatttattgaaataaaacgtAATATTAGTATTACTAGCCTGCGTGTAGTGTAAAATATAAGTTGTGGATAATGAATAATGATATTAGACATCATGTTTTATCCTGTAAGAGTTTTCTGGTGTGTTATTTGTCtacgtgtgtgtttttaacacCAGATCGATTAGGCCCGCTCAAAGTCTCGAGCGCCTGAGATATAAAATATTGCGCAtctcttttttttgtctctcataaaaaaatgtcaacacAAACTAATTGCTGTTTTAGCAGtattaaaataatgattaaaaataataattaaatgtagTTGTGTTTAAGAGTGTAAAGGTGTTAAAATGTTTTGGGTGTTTATCTCAGGGGGGATGTGGGTTTTGGGTGCGGCTCCAACAGACGTTTAGTCCTCATCTGACATCacttcatatatatatagtcACATTTACGTCTACAGTAATATAAACACACAGGCTATTTATCAATAACATATTAAcgtgttttgttctttttactCATACACAATGAGTGACAGTTGTCATgcctctgcttccttagtcaggtttttcttggtcctgtagcagagtcatgacaaagtctttggttatgtgtggagagaaacgtattattgtccgtttgactataatatacgttctctccagtgtcttgtcattggccccattcctctcgtttcctcgttatctttccctaagtgtttgattacccacacctgccccgtgtcgttatccctcgatCCCTCCGTGTTCCTGTCTATGCCTAGTTCGTgatctgtgagttttgtgtgtttgctttagttttatcctgccttgtttctattaagacgttgtgtcgtgttttttcAGTTagggttttgctgttcttgttttttccttttgccccacgtgggaagtctttgttttgttaatatagattcttagtttcgttttcccccatcgagggtgttttgttttgtgttttttgaataaagtctttttgttaaccccttcactgcttgcctgcgcttgggttctctcttccaccacgttggtcgtgacagaatccacgagccagaactgaacccagcaggcagcatgtcTACCCGACGATCCCGTCAGGCTCACCTCCTCTGCAGCCACCGTCAGGGAGATGACAATATTATGAACTATGTTGACCGCTTCCTAAAGGCTGCAGAGGAGGCAGCTTATACAGAGCAGGTGGTTTTTGGGGAGGCGGAACTGCGGTCCTGTTCAACGGTGGCCTCAGGGACCCTCTGTctcgggcggagatgaggatgctgagaccactGGACTTCGAGTGCACGGTGAGATATGCCATGAACCGCCcagagtccagggtctcagcccaacccaatccatctcccctacccgcgatcccggagggtcgcgtcatggagatcggggtcatcggcatggccgcaccgtccgcctctTCCCCAGCAGCTCCTCTTCCATCCATGAGCATCCGAGGCCGGCTAGACGAAGGGAGTcatgggactccccgtccgactcctccggtgcggagctTATCGGGCTCCCAATCGCTTCGCTCCAGCCGGCCACACGTCTGTGGGCCGGgcgaagaagaagaggaagaggggGAGATGCTGACCTGCCCAGCcggggatccagccggcatccagtccggtgcagccggcgatccagccggtgcagccgacgtccagtccggtgcagccggcgtccagtccggtgcagccggcgtccagtccggtgcagcggcgtccagtccggtgatccagcggcgtccagtccggtgatccagccggcgtccagtccggtgatccagccggcgtccagtccggtgatccagccggcgtccagtccggtgatccagccggcgtccagtccggtgatccagccggcgtccagtccggtgatccagccgtcGTCCactccggtgatccagccggcgtcccagccggccattcagccggcgtcaagccctgtccagccggccttccagccggcatcaagccctgtccagccggccttccagccggcgtcaagccctgtccagccggccttccagccggcgtcaagccctgtccagccggccttccagccggcgtcaagccctgtccagccggccttccagccggcgtcaagccctgtccagccggccttccagccggcgtcaagccctgtccagccggccttcacgcagccggtccctgggaaactcccagggccaaggactgttccccccaggactccccctaagtcccccaggacttcgCGCCCtagagcgcagccggggactgggacttctccccacccccatgaactgccccctatgggcccttgttttgccccaccccccctcccatgtttgttatttttattgtcgcaccccaaccccattgtaattttgtcttgtttgccactgattctgttctccatgttttgtctggtcttgtctttgtctcagtctgccttgtcttgtccgtctaccccttggtgagcacctggaggtgctcattaaagggggggcttctgtcatggctctgcttccttagtcaggtttttcttggtcctgtagcagagccatgacaaagtctttggttatgtgtggagagaaacgtattattgtccgtttgactataatatacgttctctccagtgtcttgtcattggccccattcctctcgtttcctcgttatctttccctaagtgtttgattacccacacctgccccgtgtcgttatccctcgtttgtcttccctttaaataccctcttgtttctttgtcttgtgctcgtggattgtacgtatgtgtatgtgttcatgcacATGTTGTTGCCCTGTGTTCCTGTCCGTGTTCCTGTCTATGCCTAGTTCGTgatctgtgagttttgtgtgtttgctttagttttatcctgccttgtttctattaagacgttgtgtcgtgttttttcAGTTagggttttgctgttcttgttttttccttttgccccacgtgggaagtctttgttttgttaatatagattcttagtttcgttttcccccatcgagggtgttttgttttgtgttttttttaataaagtctttttgttaaccccttcactgcttgcctgcgcttgggttctcttccacgTCACGTTCGTGACAGACAGTGTTGTTTATTGCACATCAACACTTTCAGTTTCGCTCTCCACCggataacagaaaaaaacacatttacagtaaaacactcGTCGTTCCCGAATGACTCGTAACTGCTCAGATCTTTATCTGTACACATTACACAActaagagtgagagagagtgagagagagaaagagtagTCTTTAAATCGAAATGTCCATTATGTTcctcaggtgtgtttggtgcaGATGAAATTATAGTGTTAGTGAAAAAGGGAGATTCTGTCACTCTACTCAATTATGATGCTGAACTACAGAGAGGTGATAAACTGCTGTGGACATTTAATGGTGACAGTAACTTCATAGCAAAGCTCGATAGAGAAGAAAATATGACCTCAGTAGATGGAAACGATGACTGGAGATTTAAAGACCGACTGATGCTGGAAATTCTGaccggatctctcaccatcaacAGCATCACAATTACAAACTCTGGACTTTATAAACTACAGATCATGGCCACAACTGTGAAACACAAGAGCTTCAGAGTTACTGTCAGTGGTGAGTATACAAGTATTTCAGTCAAGTTCTGTTTGTTGAAAGACTTAAAATTCAGAcagtaaataatatataaatgcataTTGTTATGTCCACAACACCACCTAGTGTGTAACAATAACGTTACAATAAAGCATTTACCTTGTGTcaggaaagaaaataaatggtAAAAATAAATTCTTGCTGTAACATTTAAAGTCTGTCTATCTATCAGTCCTTCTGTCTATGTGTCTGTGTTGTTGAGACAGATACAGTGAAGACATTCTCGGTGATGTTGGGAGATCCTGTCACTCTTTACACGGATACTGAACTACAGACAGGTGATACAATAGAGTGGAAATTTGGAGGCAATACTATTGCCTATTTAGCTGGCCCTGTTGACTCGAGATTCACAAACAGTGATGTGAGTCATCGGACAGGAGACCTGAACATCACAGACATCAGAAGTGATCAGTCTGGACAATATGAAGTGAAGATCAACAGCAGAAGTTTTATCTTACAACGGATATTACATGTTAACGTCAGGGGTGAGTAACTTACATTTGCTTCTTAATAATGCTGCAAGATTCTTTTAGAATTGTATATATTAATCTTAAAgtgttataaaaaataatgcagAATTAAACCACTTTGTCTTAATCTTTAACTAGTTTTTTCCCTCTGTTTGTGTATCATTGAGACAgttgaagtgaagtcagtgatggagggagattctTTCGCTCTCTACACTGGTCTTACTGACATACAGACAGATGATGTCATACAGTGGAAGTTTAATGGCACCCTCATTGCTAATTTAACTCACTCGAGCGTCCCAAACATCGATGTAAATCGTCGAACCGGAGATCTGAATATCACGAACATCAGAATGGATCAGTCTGGAGTTTATCAAATCATCGGCAAAGGTTTGCAGAGGACATTCCGTGTTAATGTTAAGGGTAAGTCGTTTAGCATTGTTTAGAAATATTTAGAAGTGATTATTGAACCAATATAGGCCTATTTATTGAGCTGAACTGCGGTTTTTACTTAGCGCCTACTAGAAATGTCGGAGTTACTGTAATTACGAGATTCCGTTATTTACAACTCGGAATTTGTCAACACGCTGTGAATAACATTATTAGTCTTCAGGAGTAggctaaaaatgtatttttttcttaataatTTCTATAATTGACGATTGTCAATTTAGACTAAAGACTTAATGCAAAAATGAATGTGCACATAAACGAAAACATAAAGCCTGTTGTCATTGAGTCATATAGAGACTCATGTGGTAGATATCTCTAACAGCACTGGTCAGACCTGCTGACGTCGATTTGTACTTGTATGCCAATTGaaacataacatacatttaaaCGTTTACCTTACTGTACAAATGTGAACGCACTGACATTATTTAGTGGaggatttgtttgtttgagcCCTCTGGTGGACTGCAGCTGTTTTGCAAGGAGGCTTGTTCAATGGGCTTCATAAAAACATggaaaattcatttaaaaacatagttATGTTAATTGTATTGCAATAGAGTGGTTAGCTGACCATGTAGCAAATTTTGTAGCAtgatttttaaaggtttaaatgAGCACGTTTAGAcatttaatgaaatgaaatgagagGCAAATCATATCACTGTCCATCAGGTAAATGTCAAAGGAGTAGTAAACAGAGTTCATATGTGTCTGAAGATGAGATATGTTACAGCATCATCATAGTCTTACATGTGTTGTGATTGGCTACAGTCAGTGTGATGTGACTCCTGATTGGCTGATTGAAGAGCAGGTGTGATGTTGTGTTCTGGATCATCTGTGAATGTGTGATGTTCAGTTTAATGATGATGAGAGTCTGAATCACATCAAGGTCTGATCATCTCTGAGCTGATGAACATCTGATCATCATTGAGCTGCTGTCATTGACAAGAACCTGAATGAGTTTTATTCAAAACAACTCACAACAAACCAGAGACTCACAACATCATACAAACTGACAGATACTGATGCTTGAGGAGACAACACATGATGATAATAAACAAGAGtgtgtaaacatttaaacagaatCATTTGTGtaacttttgtttttatgttatgtgAATTATGcactaaattaaaaacaacatgCTGTTTTATGAtctctctttttaaaatgttgtagAATGTTGCAGATTGTGTGAGAGGttgaaatatttatgtttttgttttttccaaCACACATAGACTTGTAAATACTAGAAAAATgtttagtaattaaaatgtgtattatattaatatttacacaGACTTTCATTCATGTAGTGTCTAGATTCAGATCAGAACGACAAGATCATGTCTAATTCACGTCTCTCTTTAGTCATTCCAGAACCTGTCCAGAGTATAGACTGGATGAAAATTGCATTATGGGTAGCAGTACTGGTGCTGGTGATAGCCCTGGTTTCAGTTATAATGTACTACAAAAGGTGCTGCAGGAGGGGTAAGTAACATATTTAATGACTTTATTACATGTGATTTTAAGAACAGGTGAATAACACCGTgctttgtttagtttagttgtgttgacagaagtgtgtgtgtgtgtgcatgtgcgtgcgtgcgtgcgtgcgtgcgtgcgtgtgtgtgtgcatgtgtgcgtgtgtgtgtgtgtgtatgtgcatgtgtgcgtgtgtgtgtgtgtNNNNNNNNNNNNNNNNNNNNNNNNNNNNNNNNNNNNNNNNNNNNNNNNNNNNNNNNNNNNNNNNNNNNNNNNNNNNNNNNNNNNNNNNNNNNNNNNNNNNNNNNNNNNNNNNNNNNNNNNNNNNNNNNNNNNNNNNNNNNNNNNNNNNNNNNNNNNNNNNNNNNNNNNNNNNNNNNNNNNNNNNNNNNNNNNNNNNNNNNNNNNNNNNNNNNNNNNNNNNNNNNNNNNNNNNNNNNNNNNNNNNNNNNNNNNNNNNNNNNNNNNNNNNNNNNNNNNNNNNNNNNNNNNNNNNNNNNNNNNNNNNNNNNNNNNNNNNNNNNNNNNNNNNNNNNNNNNNNNNNNNNNNNNNNNNNNNNNNNNNNNNNNNNNNNNNNNNNNNNNNNNNNNNNNNNNNNNNNNNNNNNNNNNNNNNNNNNNNNNNNNNNNNNNNNNNNNNNNNNNNNNNNNNNNNNNNNNNNNNNNNNNNNNNNNNNNNNNNNNNNNNNNNNNNNNNNNNNNNNNNNNNNNNNNNNNNNNNNNNNNNNNNNNNNNNNNNNNNNNNNNNNNNNNNNNNNNNNNNNNNNNNNNNNNNNNNNNNNNNNNNNNNNNNNNNNNNNNNNNNNNNNNNNNNNNNNNNNNNNNNNNNNNNNNNNNNNNNNNNNNNNNNNNNNNNNNNNNNNNNNNNNNNNNNNNNNNNNNNNNNNNNNNNNNNNNNNNNNNNNNNNNNNNNNNNNNNNNNNNNNNNNNNNNNNNNNNNNNNNNNNNNNNNNNNNNNNNNNNNNNNNNNNNNNNNNNNNNNNNNNNNNNNNNNNNNNNNNNNNNNNNNNNNNNNNNNNNNNNNNNNNNNNNNNNNNNNNNNNNNNNNNNNNNNNNNNNNNNNNNNNNNNNNNNNNNNNNNNNNNNNNNNNNNNNNNNNNNNNNNNNNNNNNNNNNNNNNNNNNNNNNNNNNNNNNNNNNNNNNNNNNNNNNNNNNNNNNNNNNNNNNNNNNNNNNNNNNNNNNNNNNNNNNNNNNNNNNNNNNNNNNNNNNNNNNNNNNNNNNNNNNNNNNNNNNNNNNNNNNNNNNNNNNNNNNNNNNNNNNNNNNNNNNNNNNNNNNNNNNNNNNNNNNNNNNNNNNNNNNNNNNNNNNNNNNNNNNNNNNNNNNNNNNNNNNNNNNNNNNNNNNNNNNNNNNNNNNNNNNNNNNNNNNNNNNNNNNNNNNNNNNNNNNNNNNNNNNNNNNNNNNNNNNNNNNNNNNNNNNNNNNNNNNNNNNNNNNNNNNNNNNNNNNNNNNNNNNNNNNNNNNNNNNNNNNNNNNNNNNNNNNNNNNNNNNNNNNNNNNNNNNNNNNNNNNNNNNNNNNNNNNNNNNNNNNNNNNNNNNNNNNNNNNNNNNNNNNNNNNNNNNNNNNNNNNNNNNNNNNNNNNNNNNNNNNNNNNNNNNNNNNNNNNNNNNAAGTATTTCTGCTCACCAAAGACAGTGACTCTGAATGTCTTGTATGTTGTTCCAGTGTAAGTGGTGATCTCTGCTTCATATCGTCCAGAGTGTTTGTGTCtaatgtttgtgatggtgagatctccagtctgatCGATctgcagtctgtctctgaaaCTCTCATCATCAAAATCTTTATCTATTATGCCTTCAGACATTACAAGTAGAACTTTAACTAAGTCGTCTTCTTCAACACTCCATATTATCCATATAACTCCCTTCATATCAGTGAGATGAGTGTGTAGAGTAACAAAATGTCCCTCCATCACTAAAATCTTCActtcatcaccaaacacacctgaacaacacaaacacacaactggAGAATACTGTCAGTACACAGACCTGAACTATAATAAACATGATTCGACTGTGTTTGATATGAACAGGACGGCCCACGTATCTACTTACAGTAACCTTGTTCATTTAGCAACTGACCGACATAGTTTTATGTAAAAGCAACTGATGAATGAGGAATACATGATAAGAGATTCATCTTAAGGTGACATGAGAAGAGAACATTTATATCACATAGGCAGAAAGTTTAAATGAGCAAAATTTGGAGCAATGCAACACAGACAGATTAACAATTACACTAATAACTCTTGATCTTGGAGTTTCTTTGgtttttcctgtggctcagtggttagagcacggCGCTAGCAAcatcaaggtcatgggttcgatccctgGGAtcgcacatactcagaaactaatgtatagtataatgcaacgTAAGTTTCTTCCAAAGCGTTTGCCAGACACGTTAATGTAACTGAAATGAGCcaattcttaaagtgatagctcaCTCTCCATCATTTCCTCATCAACAGTCTGTATTTATGATGCATTTGATGAGTAAAGCCCAAAGTGTAGTCCGGCTGCCCACGTCCGCATGCTGTAATTTTCatcatcaggagggtccgcggTCGTCCGCACACCCCGTCTGCATGGTCtcaacaacagcacatgcacGAAAAATGTGGAATAGGCCGAGTCCACTAGGTGACGTACTGCAcatgtgtcgaactcgtctaTCCGCGCTTTAAGATGCCCAAGAAACTGTGCGGACTCGTTTGTGCGTGAGATGGACGCTGATGCAGAAAGTTAACTATACCCGTGCCTTAATGGCTGAAGAATAGTTCCCTTTTTACAGGTGTGCGAGGGACAGCGTACAGTGCGCGTGATGCAAGTTTCGTCATCAGAATACTACGCGTGTACTGTACGCGCACCGCCAGAATTTTGTTCGGCAAAAAGAAGAAGTATGCCACAGGCTTTACAGTCGCGCTTTGACTGTTTTCTGTTTCCTTCTCTATAAATCATCAGTGAATGCAAACTGCTTCTTTAATTCCCTGTCAGATTAAGACCTTCGTCATTGAGACAGCCACTTTATAAACTAATGC from Triplophysa rosa linkage group LG25, Trosa_1v2, whole genome shotgun sequence includes these protein-coding regions:
- the LOC130548395 gene encoding uncharacterized protein LOC130548395 isoform X1; this translates as MKNLLILFCSLILSGVFGADEIIVLVKKGDSVTLLNYDAELQRGDKLLWTFNGDSNFIAKLDREENMTSVDGNDDWRFKDRLMLEILTGSLTINSITITNSGLYKLQIMATTVKHKSFRVTVSDTVKTFSVMLGDPVTLYTDTELQTGDTIEWKFGGNTIAYLAGPVDSRFTNSDVSHRTGDLNITDIRSDQSGQYEVKINSRSFILQRILHVNVRVEVKSVMEGDSFALYTGLTDIQTDDVIQWKFNGTLIANLTHSSVPNIDVNRRTGDLNITNIRMDQSGVYQIIGKGLQRTFRVNVKEPTDIYWKTIGPGLLIGVIVLGIIVLGLVSHKIHKCCRNRNRLNKKEENETCERLNKQSFNTNGT
- the LOC130548395 gene encoding uncharacterized protein LOC130548395 isoform X2 — its product is MKNLLILFCSLILSGVFGADEIIVLVKKGDSVTLLNYDAELQRGDKLLWTFNGDSNFIAKLDREENMTSVDGNDDWRFKDRLMLEILTGSLTINSITITNSGLYKLQIMATTVKHKSFRVTVSDTVKTFSVMLGDPVTLYTDTELQTGDTIEWKFGGNTIAYLAGPVDSRFTNSDVSHRTGDLNITDIRSDQSGQYEVKINSRSFILQRILHVNVREPTDIYWKTIGPGLLIGVIVLGIIVLGLVSHKIHKCCRNRNRLNKKEENETCERLNKQSFNTNGT